Proteins encoded by one window of Heliangelus exortis chromosome 5, bHelExo1.hap1, whole genome shotgun sequence:
- the DLST gene encoding dihydrolipoyllysine-residue succinyltransferase component of 2-oxoglutarate dehydrogenase complex, mitochondrial, whose product MLLLWRSRCLGRALGRSLRALRQGNCTLTRCTLSGVAGSRGLAYTNNRKLVVNSSSVFTVRYFRTTAVRRDDVVTVNTPAFAESVTEGDVRWEKAVGDTVAEDEVVCEIETDKTSVQVPAPAAGVIEALLVPDGGKVEGGTPLFKLRKTGAAPAKAKPAAAPPPPPPAAPEPVAAAAPPPPAAPIPTTMPPVPPVSTQPIDSKPVSAVKPATAPAAAPPGEAVPSKGARSEHRVKMNRMRQRIAQRLKEAQNTCAMLTTFNEIDMSNIREMRAVHKDPFLKKHNLKLGFMSAFVKAAAFALQDQPVVNAVIDDTTKEIVYRDYVDISVAVATPRGLVVPVVRNVENMNFADIERAIYELGEKARKNELAIEDMDGGTFTISNGGVFGSLFGTPIINPPQSAILGMHAIFDRPVAVGGKIEVRPMMYVALTYDHRLIDGREAVTFLRKIKAAVEDPRVLLLDL is encoded by the exons atgctgctgctgtggcgGTCCCGCTGCCTGGGTCGGGCGCTGGGCCGCTCGCTGCGCGCCCTCCGGCAG GGCAACTGTACTCTGACAAGATGCACTCTGTCTG GTGTGGCTGGGAGCCGGGGACTGGCTTACACCAACAACAGGAAGCTTGT agtAAATAGCTCCAGTGTCTTCACTGTCCGTTACTTCAGAACCACTGCAGTACGTA GGGATGACGTGGTTACGGTGAACACACCAGCCTTTGCAGAGTCAGTCACAGAAGGAGATGTCAGGTGGGAGAAAG CTGTTGGAGACACAGTGGCAGAAGATGAAGTGGTGTGTGAGATTGAAACAGACAAG ACATCAGTGCAAgttccagccccagcagctggtgTGATTGAAGCCCTTCTGGTACCCGATGGTGGCAAAGTGGAAGGGGGGACACCTCTGTTCAAACTCAGGAAAACTGGAG ctgctcctgccaaggccaaaccagcagcagcccctcctcctcctcctcctgcagcccctgaaCCTGTAGCTGCGGCTGCTCCtccccctcctgcagcaccaaTTCCCACTACTATGCCACCAGTGCCACCTGTGTCAACTCAGCCCATTGACAGCAAACCAG TGTCTGCAGTGAAGCCGGctacagccccagcagcagcccctcctGGGGAGGCAGTGCCCAGCAAAGGTGCCAGATCAGAGCATAGG gtgAAAATGAATAGGATGCGTCAGCGCATTGCTCAGCGACTGAAAGAGGCTCAGAATACTTGTGCCATGCTGACCACTTTCAATGAGATCGATATGAG CAACATCCGGGAGATGAGAGCTGTACACAAGGATCCCTTCCTGAAGAAGCACAACCTGAAACTAGGCTTCATGTCAGCTTTtgtgaaagctgctgcttttgctctgCAGGACCAGCCTGTTGTGAATGCAG tGATCGATGACACGACCAAAGAGATTGTGTACAGGGACTATGTGGACATCAGTGTTGCTGTAGCAACTCCCCGG GGTCTTGTGGTCCCTGTCGTTAGGAATGTAGAAAACATGAACTTTGCTGACATAGAGCGTGCTATCTACGAACTGGGGGAGAAG GCTCGGAAAAATGAACTGGCCATTGAAGACATGGATGGCGGCACTTTCACAATCAGCAATGGAGGGGTTTTTGGGTCACTCTTTGGGACACCTATCATTAACCCACCCCAGTCTGCCATCTTAGGAATGCATGCCATCTTCGACAGGCCTGTGGCTGTGGGAGGCAAG ATCGAGGTGCGGCCCATGATGTACGTGGCGCTGACGTACGATCACCGGCTGATTGACGGCAGAGAGGCGGTGACTTTCCTGCGAAAAATCAAGGCAGCGGTGGAGGATCCCCGCGTGCTGCTGCTCGACCTGTAG
- the PROX2 gene encoding prospero homeobox protein 2, which yields MIPNQLRVSSPLSRQEEGVMDGCTASQHDKDCATSGHSQGLKPEPCFQTNSLLPSPSTSLVSQLLSHPVVGKHLDPCIFFPSSQAVALPPDYECDASPGEGAQALAFPRTHVPASMPCAADRDELSDQHLQDQLSDQHLRAKRARVESIIQGMSLPSAPSAFGTSLEAAFRHKRERDSKLPQESKRKPKVFKHGMGAARRVVPKGGSLHAEGCQQLKEQLCFLEQQLRRLQEKFFQVCDSGDTAKTLEGVEIAHPLPGKPGDRLDKDSVSATDDPCKVPPWRSIPGVHGREEEEDRGSADGLASAARVLSQALKHELAGVTSQVVDSVLKTVWPKAASHLLQQHHSLPVMGEGARREYIATGKCKKPLAKPSPMNSLGSPQAAVLSGASGKSPGSHAGSFNSKGVRKPSQVPGYRLGSSALIQDSQLLTQLLGCNQHGPWGSGSGGTLCAPDRGPLEPLNLHWGTVKLRSSVVRQQQQHPLPLSPADVESLAPLPAGRDGCGELQAAMDGVPFASTHIQEALTPGHLKKAKLMFFFTRYPSSTLLKTYFLDVQFSRCITSQLIKWFSNFREFYYIQVEKFARQALLEGVADAGALRVSRDSELFRALNMHYNKGNDFEVPGRFLEVASLTLREFFCAVRAGKDADPSWKKPIYKIISKLDSDIPEGFKTAGCSQELLRS from the exons ATGATCCCAAACCAGCTGAGAGTCAGCTCTCCACTGTCCAGGCAGGAAGAAGGGGTGATGGATGGCTGCACTGCCTCTCAGCACGACAAAGACTGTGCCACCTCAGGACATAGCCAAGGGCTGAAGCCTGAACCCTGTTTCCAGACAAactctctcctcccttcccccagcacatctctGGTATCACAGCTCCTCAGCCACCCTGTGGTTGGCAAGCACCTAGATCCTTGcatcttcttcccttcctcccaggcaGTGGCCTTGCCTCCGGACTATGAGTGTGATGCATCTCCTGGAGAAGGAGCACAAGCCCTGGCTTTCCCTAGGACCCATGTCCCAGCTTCcatgccctgtgctgctgacagGGATGAGCTCTCTGATCAACACCTACAGGACCAGCTCTCTGACCAGCACCTACGAGCCAAGCGGGCCAGGGTGGAGAGCATCATCCAAGGCATGAGCCTCCCATCAGCCCCTTCAGCATTTGGCACCAGCCTGGAGGCAGCTTTTAGGCATAAGAGGGAAAGGGATAGCAAGCTGCCCCAGGAAAGCAAGAGGAAGCCAAAGGTGTTCAAGCATGGCATGGGGGCAGCCAGGCGAGTGGTTCCCAAGGGGGGCAGCCTCCATGCTgagggctgccagcagctgaaggagcagctctgctttttagagcagcagctgaggagacTTCAGGAGAAATTCTTCCAGGTCTGTGACTCTGGGGACACTGCCAAAACCCTGGAAGGTGTTGAGATAGCACATCCACTGCCTGGAAAGCCTGGAGACAGACTGGACAAGGACAGTGTCTCTGCCACTGATGACCCATGCAAAGTGCCTCCTTGGAGGAGCATCCCAGGGGTGCATGGAcgggaggaggaagaggacagAGGCAGTGCAGATGGTTTGGCCTCAGCTGCAAGGGTCCTCTCGCAGGCACTGAAGCATGAACTGGCTGGGGTGACATCCCAGGTGGTGGATTCTGTCCTGAAGACTGTGTGGCCAAAGGCAGCGagccacctcctgcagcagcaccacagcctcCCCGTGATGGGGGAAGGTGCCAGGAGAGAGTATATTGCTACTGGGAAATGCAAAAAACCACTTGCTAAACCATCACCCATGAATTCACTGGGCTCACCCCAGGCTGCAGTCCTGTCAGGAGCTTCAGGGAAGAGCCCAGGTTCTCATGCTGGCTCCTTTAATTCAAAGGGGGTCAGAAAACCTTCTCAGGTACCGGGTTATCGACTGGGCTCAAGTGCCCTCATCCAGGACAGCCAGCTGCTGACCCAGCTACTGGGCTGCAACCAGCACGGCCCCTGGGGCAGTGGCTCAGGTGGGACCCTCTGTGCTCCAGATAGGGGTCCTCTGGAGCCCCTCAACTTGCACTGGGGAACTGTCAAACTGAGGTCATCGGTTgtgagacagcagcagcaacatccCCTGCCCCTGAGCCCTGCTGATGTGGAGAGCCTGGCACCACTGCCAGCTGGCAGGGATGGCTGTGGGGAACTGCAGGCTGCCATGGATGGTGTGCCCTTTGCCTCCACCCAT ATCCAGGAGGCGCTGACCCCCGGTCACCTGAAGAAGGCCaagctgatgtttttcttcaccCGCTACCCCAGCTCCACTCTGCTGAAAACCTACTTCCTCGATGTGCAG TTCAGCCGCTGCATCACCTCCCAGCTCATCAAGTGGTTCAGCAACTTCCGCGAGTTTTACTACATCCAAGTGGAGAAGTTTGCCCGGCAGGCCCTGCTGGAGGGTGTGGCAGATGCCGGTGCCCTTCGGGTCTCCCGGGACTCGGAGCTCTTCCGTGCCCTCAACATGCACTACAACAAGGGAAACGACTTCGAG GTGCCGGGGCGGTTCCTGGAGGTGGCCAGCCTGACTCTGCGGGAGTTCTTCTGTGCCGTCAGGGCAGGCAAGGACGCCGACCCCTCCTGGAAGAAACccatttacaaaataatttccaaactGGACAGTGACATCCCAGAAGGTTTTAAAACTGCAGGCTGTTCACAGGAACTGCTCCGCAGCTGA